The following are encoded in a window of Sebastes umbrosus isolate fSebUmb1 chromosome 7, fSebUmb1.pri, whole genome shotgun sequence genomic DNA:
- the LOC119491239 gene encoding zinc finger protein 708-like, whose amino-acid sequence MSENLVFYSETKSIMEAAVKTAVDVGNSNKKTTTKEPNMSRETDFDNIVEMLAREATRKINAVFSQLSSMLHNENQTLKARVGQLESDLKTTTENFENARKWRENVLNGCPVLFEQSGLIFTLKPFGKLKVKTEGVTETAPAAGMERGHDSDDGEAMQEVDPEAESSPVGRQDTAEECNTTITAESKSADSQNTKEAEVRKKAKLFVCDVCNKSFNRQFHLTKHMNTHREQRPFACDQCPRKFRNTATFEYHLLRHEERKYTTFTCQLCEKTFKNKMYLKTHQLVHTDTRPFTCSTCGKAFKSKQTLLAHQIVHTVEKSHKCSECGESFRYAITLQSHKSIHTGEQPYKCTVCGKAFVKRRSLRTHQSVHRGKIYTCETCGAGFTLQHNLKRHIRIHTGEKPFKCNVCGKSFIQDNKLKSHMLLHGASKSFMCDLCGKTFLYNCQLQKHQRVTHDERDGQVIGRRTRERGNRRVICRRDRTTVDVTPFSCKSCRKGFDTASSLRRHELIHAAQMQYNCDTCGKSFFYKATYDYHQRIHSGERPFGCDVCGKTFIIPQALKSHKLLHTGEKPHTCQQCGKAFRIYTNYLRHLRVHTGEKPYECEVCGVRFRQLGHVKFHMQVHTGERPYSCSSCGLGFSDSRLLKKHNCAEKYQKILGNAVTTS is encoded by the exons atgtcggaaaactTGGTGTTTTATTCAGAAACAAAGTCCATCATGGAGGCAGCCGTTAAGACCGCTGTTGATGTCgggaattcaaacaaaaaaacaacaacgaagGAGCCAAATATGAGCCGAGAG ACAGATTTTGACAACATTGTGGAGATGTTGGCACGGGAGGCGACGAGAAAGATCAACGCCGTTTTCTCCCAACTGTCCTCAATGCTGCACAACGAAAACCAGACCCTGAAGGCCAGAGTGGGGCAGCTGGAGAGCGACCTGAAAACTACGACTGAAAACTTTGAAAATGCCAGAAAGTGGAGAGAAAATGTCCTGAACGGCTGCCCGGTGCTGTTTGAGCAGAGCGGCTTGATCTTCACCTTGAAGCCTTTTGGGAAATTAAAAGTAAAGACGGAGGGAGTCACAGAAACAGCGCCTGCTGCTGGGATGGAGAGAGGACATGATTCTG ATGATGGAGAAGCAATGCAGGAGGTGGATCCTGAAGCTGAGTCCTCACCGGTCGGTAGACAAG aCACCGCAGAGGAATGTAACACAACAATCACGGCAGAATCCAAAAGCGCAGACAGCCAAAACACAAAGGAAGCAGAAGTCAGGAAGAAAGCAAAGTTGTTTGTATGTGATGTCTGTAACAAGAGCTTCAACCGGCAGTTTCATCTGACGAAGCACATGAACACTCACAGAGAGCAGAGGCCTTTCGCCTGCGACCAGTGCCCGAGAAAATTCAGGAATACGGCGACTTTTGAGTACCACCTGCTGCGGCACGAGGAGAGGAAGTACACTACCTTCACGTGCCAGCTCTGTGAGAAGAcgttcaaaaacaaaatgtacctGAAGACTCACCAGCTGGTGCACACAGACACGAGGCCGTTCACCTGCTCCACCTGCGGGAAGGCCTTCAAATCTAAACAAACCCTGCTGGCTCACCAGATCGTACACACCGTTGAAAAGTCGCACAAATGCTCGGAGTGCGGGGAGAGTTTCAGGTACGCGATCACACTGCAGAGCCATAAAAGCATCCACACTGGTGAACAGCCTTACAAGTGCACGGTGTGCGGCAAAGCTTTTGTAAAGAGGAGGTCGCTCAGGACGCACCAGTCGGTCCACAGAGGGAAAATCTATACATGTGAGACGTGCGGAGCGGGCTTCACCCTGCAGCACAACCTGAAGAGACACATTCGTATTCACACAGGTGAAAAACCCTTCAAATGTAACGTCTGCGGGAAGAGTTTCATTCAGGACAACAAGCTGAAATCTCACATGCTTCTTCACGGCGCCTCCAAGTCCTTCATGTGTGACCTGTGTGGAAAGACTTTTCTGTACAACTGCCAGCTGCAGAAACACCAGAGAGTAACTCATGATGAAAGAGACGGGCAGGTCATCGGACGACGGACTCGAGAGCGAGGTAACCGCAGAGTCATCTGCCGACGGGACAGAACGACGGTAGACGTGACGCCGTTCAGCTGCAAGAGCTGCCGCAAGGGCTTCGACACCGCCAGTTCCCTGAGAAGACACGAGCTCATTCACGCAGCTCAGATGCAATACAACTGCGACACATGCGGGAAGTCTTTTTTCTACAAGGCGACGTACGACTACCATCAACGGATCCACTCGGGAGAGCGTCCGTTCGGTTGTGACGTGTGCGGGAAGACGTTCATCATCCCTCAGGCTCTCAAGTCCCACAAGCTGCTGCACACTGGGGAGAAACCACATACATGCCAGCAGTGCGGCAAGGCCTTCAGGATCTACACTAACTACCTCCGACACCTACGGGTGCACACAGGGGAGAAGCCCTACGAGTGTGAAGTTTGTGGAGTGAGGTTCAGGCAGCTCGGACACGTGAAGTTTCACATGCAGGTCCACACGGGAGAGAGACCGTACTCCTGCAGCAGCTGTGGACTTGGATTCTCTGACTCAAGGCTGCTCAAGAAACACAACTGTGCTGAAAAATACCAGAAAATATTGGGGAACGCAGTCACTACATCCTGA
- the LOC119491240 gene encoding gastrula zinc finger protein XlCGF26.1-like gives MSDLQDQLGSIMEMMVNTTLTEMTKVISSTPPEVTENTPESSQEEQVIQFSVFMTSLARDAVEKICQLFHDCSSLLQLEVTQGVAEIEDLRRRLEVAETELKLVLEGSVGQTEVEELTELTEGSSGETEGRVAPTNGAEGETVQSQQRSGRKTRRVVISGDAGVKRSPIIHLWKGRTYEESVQAVIIKEEGLEAFADQASSDAGQYRDDQGQDDDDDPDYQLEPEDPDDGDPGVTTRPKRVVKPHRGRAKKESHNQQPLSCKHCRKTFTKLLQLKAHQVVHGTEKPFLCSQCGRGFSFQRSLDAHRLLHTGERPHTCDVCGKGFTMKQLLRNHQRLHAEVRPFCCEQCGKSFYRAHGLKMHQMVHTGERAYSCQYCNKSFTIPGNLQRHLRIHTGEKPYRCKTCGKSFNQADTLKGHQRIHTGERPFSCETCGKCFIQKSALKMHQKSHSSYLSHSGEKKPRDCVACGITLACVDSLRKHLLTHAATFPCICLLCGQRLSSITDLRSHQQEHTVERPHSCGLCGKSFKSSSYLKIHLKTHSGEKPFACHICGRRFTQHSSLKSHQVVHTGEKPFSCDTCGKCFSNTGNLNRHQRIHTGEKPFSCETCGRSFNQGNSLKAHQQIHTGEKQYMCDKCGKSFSYLRNLKDHKCFYV, from the exons ATGTCAGATCTGCAGGATCAGCTCGGATCCATCATGGAGATGATGGTGAACACGACGCTGACAGAAATGACCAAAGTTATCTCATCAACTCCTCCAGAagtgactgaaaacacacctgAGTCCTCTCAGGAGGAGCAG GTGATCCAGTTCAGCGTCTTCATGACGTCTCTGGCTCGAGATGCTGTGGAGAAGATCTGCCAGCTGTTCCACGACTGTTCCTCTCTGCTGCAGTTAGAA gtgACACAGGGTGTTGCAGAGATTGAGGACCTGAGGAGGAGACTGGAGGTGGCAGAGACGGAGCTGAAGCTGGTGCTGGAGGGCAGCGTAGGCCAGACGGAGGTGGAGGAGCTGACGGAGTTGACGGAGGGAAGCAGCGGAGAGACGGAGGGCCGGGTGGCTCCGACCAATGGAGCAGAAGGAGAGACCGTCCAGAGCCAGCAGCGCTCAGGGAGGAAGACTCGTAGAG TTGTGATTAGCGGAGATGCTGGAGTGAAGAGATCGCCCATAATTCACCTGTGGAAAGGCAGAACGTACGAG GAAAGTGTCCAAGCTGTGATAATAAAGGAGGAAGGATTGGAGGCGTTCGCTGACCAGGCGTCGTCTGATGCCGGTCAGTACAGAGATGATCAAGGCCAGGACGATGACGACGACCCAGACTACCAG TTGGAGCCAGAAGATCCAGATGACGGCGACCCAGGAGTCACCACCAGACCTAAACGTGTTGTAAAGCCCCATCGAGGTCGAGCGAAGAAGGAGAGTCACAACCAGCAGCCTCTGAGCTGCAAACACTGCAGGAAAACCTTCACCAAGCTGCTGCAGCTCAAAGCTCACCAGGTCGTCCACGGGACCGAGAAGCCCTTCCTGTGCTCTCAGTGTGGACGAGGCTTTTCATTCCAGCGAAGCCTCGACGCACACAGGCTGCTTCATACGG GTGAACGACCACACACCTGTGATGTTTGTGGGAAGGGTTTCACCATGAAGCAGCTGCTGAGGAACCACCAGCGTCTTCACGCTGAGGTCCGTCCGTTTTGCTGTGAACAGTGCGGCAAGAGCTTCTACCGAGCCCACGGGCTGAAGATGCATCAGATGGTCCACACGGGAGAGCGCGCCTATAGCTGCCAGTACTGCAACAAAAGCTTCACGATACCAGGTAACCTGCAGCGCCACCTGCGCATACACACGGGGGAAAAGCCGTACAGGTGCAAGACTTGTGGCAAAAGCTTCAACCAGGCCGACACTCTGAAAGGCCATCAGCGGATACACACCGGTGAGCGTCCCTTCAGCTGCGAGACCTGCGGCAAATGTTTCATCCAGAAGAGTGCCTTAAAGATGCACCAGAAGTCTCACTCGTCCTACTTGTCTCACTCAGGCGAGAAGAAGCCGCGGGACTGCGTAGCATGCGGCATTACGTTGGCCTGTGTCGACTCGCTTCGCAAACACCTCCTGACGCACGCGGCGACTTTTCCGTGTATTTGTTTGCTGTGCGGCCAGCGGCTCAGCTCCATCACTGACCTGCGCTCGCACCAGCAGGAGCACACGGTAGAGAGGCCTCACAGCTGCGGCCTCTGTGGGAAGAGCTTTAAGTCATCAAGTTACCTGAAGATTCACCTGAAGACGCACAGCGGGGAGAAGCCCTTCGCCTGCCACATCTGCGGTCGCAGGTTCACACAGCACAGCAGCCTTAAATCACATCAG GTtgtccacacaggagagaaaccgtTCAGCTGCGACACATGTGGGAAATGTTTCAGCAACACAGGAAACCTGAACAGACACCAGCGCATCCACACCGGGGAGAAGCCGTTCAGCTGTGAGACGTGCGGACGCAGCTTCAACCAGGGCAACAGCCTGAAAGCCCACCAGCAGATACACACCGGGGAGAAACAGTATATGTGCGACAAGTGTGGGAAGAGTTTCTCCTACCTGAGGAACCTGAAGGACCACAAGTGTTTCTACGTCTGA
- the si:dkey-182i3.11 gene encoding leucine-rich repeat-containing protein 15: MLAALTLASLSLLAWASNLCPPTCQCLNNLTTVACQGKGLAEIPELPEGTEELYVSYNEILEIPSRGLERLQVLDLTKNQMNAFFFLNPVWPNMTKLIKLFLRNNELTFLNPGQFLNCPALALLDLSGNQIEYLPIGFLRGLANLKTLYVNFNQIQMLQVGGLEGAFTLTELHFSHNSITRIEEGVFKNSTVLEKLVLSKNRITSVDEASFRGATGLQQLDLGGNMLVTVPAEALRDVNRLKYLYLHMNSLTSLPEDCFSSLGLLVHLDLNNNKLTTLSEGSLRGLTMLSELDLSVNLIDSLPSKAFNDLTSLELLDLYRNRLTSLPQDVFSNLNNLRELQLDSNQISDVPVGVFDSLSRLMELQLSNNRILELHPALFNKLKLLQNLDLENNALRHLPKGLFHKMKALKEIHLDGNHIKSLHHSVFHGLARLKELKLSFNQLRDIPFDTFYPLYVLRKLLLKNNSLDSLHPQLFVRLSKLTELHLDGNKLDHLQPDVFQGLTNLQKLSLKSNQLRAVENGTLEPLRNLGAVYLSGNMWDCTCARILYISSWVNMHGDKLGDQPMCFFSSSSSHLTEGAPLSQAALSPLLLHDHCMTSAASGLSPSFPLEMLTLLTISLIAVGRLPHPL, from the exons ATGCTGGCAGCCTTAACTTTGGCCTCCCTGAGCCTCTTGGCGTGGGCGTCCAACCTCTGCCCGCCAACCTGCCAATGTCTCAACAACCTGACCACTGTAGCATGTCAGGGGAAAGGACTGGCAGAGATCCCTGAGCTGCCAGAGGGCACGGAGGAGCTGTACGTCTCATACAACGAGATCCTGGAAATACCCAGTCGTGGGTTGGAGAGGCTGCAG GTCCTGGACCTGACAAAGAATCAGATGAAtgccttcttcttcctcaacCCGGTTTGGCCCAATATGACGAAGCTGATTAAGCTCTTCCTACGCAACAATGAACTGACATTTCTAAACCCCGGTCAGTTCCTAAACTGCCCTGCTCTCGCCCTCCTGGATCTGAGTGGGAACCAGATCGAATATCTACCCATCGGATTCCTCCGCGGATTAGCTAATCTGAAGACGCTGTATGTGAACTTTAACCAGATTCAAATGTTACAGGTTGGTGGATTGGAAGGAGCCTTCACCCTCACTGAACTCCACTTTAGCCATAACAGTATAACAAGGATAGAGGAAGGTGTGTTCAAGAACTCCACTGTGTTGGAGAAACTTGTTCTCTCCAAAAACAGAATCACAAGTGTGGACGAAGCCAGCTTCAGAGGAGCGACAGGCCTCCAACAGCTTGACCTGGGCGGCAACATGCTGGTCACTGTTCCAGCTGAAGCACTGAGGGATGTCAACAGGCTCAAGTATCTGTATCTACATATGAACAGCCTCACCAGCCTCCCTGAGGATTGCTTCTCTTCATTGGGCCTGTTGGTTCATCTAGACTTGAACAACAACAAGCTGACCACTCTGTCTGAGGGATCACTGAGAGGTCTGACCATGCTGAGCGAGCTGGACCTCAGTGTCAACCTCATAGATTCTCTTCCCTCAAAAGCATTCAACGACCTGACCAGCCTTGAGTTACTTGATCTGTACAGGAACAGACTGACATCTCTGCCCCAGGACGTATTCAGTAACCTGAACAACCTGCGAGAGTTGCAGCTGGATAGCAACCAGATCTCTGATGTACCAGTTGGCGTATTTGATTCGCTGTCCAGACTCATGGAGCTACAGCTGTCAAACAACCGCATCCTGGAGCTCCACCCTGCTCTGTTCAACAAGCTCAAGTTACTTCAGAACCTGGACTTGGAGAACAACGCTCTGAGGCACCTTCCCAAAGGCCTTTTCCACAAGATGAAGGCCCTCAAGGAGATACACCTCGATGGCAACCACATCAAGTCTCTCCATCACTCAGTCTTCCACGGTTTGGCCCGCCTTAAAGAGCTCAAGTTGAGCTTTAATCAGCTCCGTGACATCCCGTTCGACACCTTCTATCCCCTCTACGTCCTCCGCAAACTTCTGCTAAAGAACAACAGCCTGGATAGTTTACACCCTCAGCTCTTTGTCCGACTTTCAAAGCTAACAGAGCTCCACTTGGATGGAAACAAGCTGGATCACCTGCAGCCTGATGTGTTTCAAGGACTTACGAACCTCCAGAAATTGAGTTTGAAGTCCAACCAGCTCAGAGCGGTGGAGAACGGGACTCTGGAGCCTTTAAGAAACCTTGGCGCCGTCTATCTGTCAGGTAATATGTGGGACTGCACCTGTGCACGTATTCTCTACATCAGCAGCTGGGTCAACATGCACGGAGACAAGCTCGGAGATCAGCCCATgtgcttcttctcctcttcttcctcacacTTAACTGAGGGTGCACCACTCTCTCAGGCAGCTCTGTCTCCCCTGCTGTTACACGATCATTGCATGACAAGTGCAGCGAGTGGCTTGTCACCTTCATTTCCTCTAGAAATGCTGACTCTGCTCACGATTTCTCTCATAGCTGTTGGCCGCCTGCCACATCCTTTGTAG